A stretch of the Rhizobium leguminosarum genome encodes the following:
- a CDS encoding extracellular solute-binding protein → MNRREFLITSSAAAGLLALPRFASAAAGTIDLYSGSDANIVDLWNNIIRPAFQKAHPEVALKVTDAGDNNGLRAIADRALAALKTKTDPQADLFEQFDPRLPAGGIDAGLWVKLSAENIEGYDHINPLAFDTSYSLPYRGSQVLLAYDTTKLDPKDAPKSWDQLTAWIKAHPGQFIYNRPDKGGSGSNFVRRAIHEVNGRDPKKFKVDNFTADYGAAALMPAWKILNDLAPSLYDKGAYTSGNTQSIQLLAQGVVTMVPVWSDQVLQAISQGVLPETTGLVQLGDLALCGGFSSITVFSNGANKDAALKLAAFMLTKDMQEAIITQIGGFPAISWDHISDDLRKKYADVIPSTIPTFPSGDWEKAINDGWYRNVAPGISRT, encoded by the coding sequence ATGAACAGGCGTGAATTTCTGATCACATCGTCGGCTGCGGCCGGTCTTTTGGCTCTTCCGCGCTTCGCATCGGCTGCGGCCGGCACGATCGACCTCTATAGCGGTTCGGATGCCAATATCGTCGACCTCTGGAACAACATCATCCGCCCCGCCTTTCAAAAGGCGCATCCTGAAGTCGCCCTGAAGGTGACCGATGCCGGCGACAATAACGGCCTTCGCGCCATCGCCGACCGCGCGCTCGCAGCGCTGAAGACGAAGACCGATCCGCAGGCCGATCTTTTCGAGCAGTTCGATCCGCGTTTGCCGGCGGGCGGCATCGATGCCGGCCTCTGGGTGAAATTGTCAGCCGAAAACATCGAAGGCTACGACCACATCAATCCACTGGCCTTCGATACTTCCTACTCGCTTCCCTATCGCGGCTCGCAAGTCCTGCTCGCCTACGACACGACCAAGCTCGACCCGAAGGATGCCCCGAAGAGCTGGGATCAGCTCACTGCCTGGATCAAGGCCCATCCGGGCCAGTTCATCTATAACAGACCCGACAAGGGCGGTTCGGGCAGCAACTTCGTTCGCCGCGCAATTCATGAGGTGAACGGCCGCGATCCGAAAAAATTCAAGGTCGACAATTTCACCGCCGACTACGGCGCCGCGGCGCTGATGCCGGCCTGGAAAATCCTCAACGATCTCGCCCCTTCGCTCTACGACAAGGGCGCCTACACATCAGGCAATACCCAGTCGATCCAGCTGCTTGCCCAGGGTGTCGTCACCATGGTTCCGGTTTGGTCGGACCAGGTGCTGCAGGCGATCTCGCAGGGCGTCCTGCCCGAAACGACCGGCCTGGTGCAGCTTGGCGATCTCGCCCTTTGCGGCGGCTTCTCGAGCATCACCGTGTTCTCGAATGGCGCCAACAAGGATGCGGCGCTGAAGCTTGCCGCATTCATGCTGACGAAGGACATGCAGGAAGCGATCATTACCCAGATCGGCGGCTTCCCCGCCATTTCCTGGGATCATATTTCCGACGATCTTCGCAAGAAATATGCCGACGTCATTCCGTCGACCATCCCGACCTTCCCGAGCGGCGATTGGGAAAAAGCGATCAACGACGGCTGGTATCGCAACGTCGCGCCGGGCATCAGCCGCACCTGA
- a CDS encoding TenA family protein has product MGEESLSDRILRENDAVFRTMLGHRFVEDVKNDRLSKEAFDRYLVYEGAFVDSAISIFAYAAATAKMMTQKRWLIAVLDALATEQITYFERTFAGRGIDPSSFDTGIAEVEAFRAGMLEIARQGGFLDTVAAMFAAEWMYWTWSKEAATRSISDPMLKEWVDLHVDPNFAAQAQWLKNELDMAGETLEEDEMARLSAIFGQAMQLEIDFHNAPYL; this is encoded by the coding sequence ATGGGCGAGGAAAGCCTTTCAGACCGCATTCTGCGTGAGAACGACGCCGTCTTCCGGACGATGCTTGGCCACCGTTTTGTCGAGGACGTGAAGAATGACAGGTTGAGCAAGGAGGCTTTCGATCGTTATCTCGTCTACGAAGGCGCTTTCGTCGATAGCGCCATCTCGATCTTTGCTTATGCGGCGGCGACCGCCAAGATGATGACGCAGAAGCGCTGGCTGATCGCGGTTCTCGACGCGCTAGCAACTGAGCAGATCACCTATTTCGAACGCACTTTCGCCGGCCGCGGTATTGATCCTTCGTCCTTCGACACCGGCATCGCCGAGGTCGAGGCCTTTCGTGCCGGCATGTTGGAGATCGCCCGCCAGGGCGGCTTCCTCGATACGGTCGCGGCGATGTTTGCGGCCGAGTGGATGTATTGGACCTGGTCGAAGGAAGCGGCTACCCGCTCGATCAGCGATCCGATGCTGAAGGAATGGGTCGACCTGCATGTCGATCCTAATTTCGCCGCCCAGGCGCAATGGCTGAAGAATGAACTCGACATGGCAGGAGAAACCCTGGAAGAGGATGAAATGGCGCGATTGAGCGCGATCTTCGGCCAGGCGATGCAGCTTGAGATCGATTTTCACAATGCGCCTTATCTTTAG
- a CDS encoding ABC transporter permease encodes MSADTALAAPRRHQSIDRRSFIGLLLVALPVFLVGWLIVFPIFSAVVGTIFVRGPDGATEFSLASYRFFFSDGYSLGNLWLTLWTTAVCGILLLAIGLPIALYLRFSQGRLAAYVQALAIFPMFVPSIILAYALIRTIGPNGTIDLLLNAAGLPKLRTPYLTPWGPVIGLVWDNLPLTVLMLTAGLSSVSNSAIEAARDVGAGPLRVFVSIILPRMGNSLLVTASFAVLGIFSAFTLPYVLGPASPEMMGPFMQRTFADMNDPLNAMTQAVITFALCLVFGIFYIRSIARNREARP; translated from the coding sequence ATGTCCGCCGATACCGCGCTGGCGGCACCGCGCCGTCACCAATCTATCGACAGGAGGAGCTTCATCGGGCTCCTCCTCGTCGCCCTGCCGGTCTTCTTGGTTGGATGGCTGATCGTCTTTCCTATCTTTTCGGCGGTCGTCGGCACGATTTTCGTTCGAGGCCCTGATGGCGCGACGGAGTTCTCGCTCGCCTCCTACCGCTTCTTCTTTTCCGATGGCTACAGCCTCGGCAATTTGTGGCTGACGCTCTGGACCACTGCCGTCTGCGGCATCCTGCTTCTGGCGATCGGCCTTCCGATCGCGCTTTACCTTCGCTTCTCGCAAGGGCGCCTTGCTGCCTACGTGCAGGCTCTTGCGATCTTCCCGATGTTCGTGCCGTCGATCATTCTTGCCTATGCGCTGATCAGGACCATCGGGCCGAACGGCACCATCGACCTGTTGCTGAACGCCGCCGGCCTGCCCAAGCTGCGCACGCCCTATCTGACACCGTGGGGACCGGTGATCGGCCTCGTCTGGGACAATCTTCCGCTGACGGTGCTGATGCTGACGGCCGGGCTGTCCTCGGTTTCGAACAGCGCGATCGAGGCCGCCCGCGACGTCGGCGCAGGGCCGCTTCGGGTCTTCGTCTCGATCATTCTGCCGCGCATGGGCAATTCCCTGCTGGTCACCGCTTCCTTTGCGGTGCTCGGCATCTTCTCCGCCTTCACCCTACCCTATGTGCTCGGTCCGGCATCGCCGGAGATGATGGGGCCGTTCATGCAGCGCACCTTTGCCGACATGAACGACCCGCTGAACGCCATGACCCAGGCGGTCATCACATTCGCCTTGTGCCTGGTCTTCGGCATCTTCTATATCCGGTCGATTGCTCGCAACCGCGAGGCCCGGCCATGA
- a CDS encoding glutamine amidotransferase, whose product MTKKILLVGESWVSSATHYKGFDQFGSVTFHLGAEPLVKALAGSAFELTYMPAHEAVEKFPFDLSGLDAYDAIILSDIGANSLLLPPDVWLHSRTVPNRLKLLKAWVEKGGGLLMVGGYFSFQGIDGKARWRRTPVENTLPVTCLPYDDRVEIPEGTVAEVVKPKHPTMQGLEGAWPVLLGVNEVEVRDRADVEVVARLPEDQGGHPLLVVGTHGTGRTAAWTSDIGPHWLSPAFCEWEGYGRLWKNILGWLTENRA is encoded by the coding sequence ATGACAAAGAAAATCCTCCTTGTCGGCGAGAGCTGGGTCAGCTCCGCCACGCATTACAAAGGCTTCGACCAGTTCGGCAGCGTCACCTTTCATCTCGGCGCAGAACCGCTGGTCAAGGCGCTCGCCGGCAGCGCCTTCGAACTCACCTATATGCCGGCGCATGAGGCGGTGGAGAAATTCCCCTTCGATTTATCCGGGCTCGACGCTTACGATGCCATCATCCTCTCCGATATCGGCGCCAATTCGCTGTTGCTGCCGCCGGATGTGTGGCTGCATTCGCGCACGGTGCCGAACCGGCTGAAGCTGCTGAAGGCATGGGTGGAAAAGGGCGGCGGCCTGCTGATGGTCGGCGGCTATTTCTCCTTCCAGGGCATCGACGGCAAGGCGCGCTGGCGGCGCACCCCTGTCGAAAACACGTTGCCCGTCACCTGTCTGCCCTATGACGACCGCGTCGAGATCCCCGAGGGAACCGTTGCCGAGGTGGTGAAGCCTAAGCACCCGACGATGCAGGGCCTCGAAGGCGCCTGGCCGGTGCTTCTCGGCGTCAACGAGGTCGAAGTGCGCGACCGTGCGGATGTCGAGGTCGTCGCGCGCCTGCCCGAGGATCAGGGCGGTCATCCGCTGCTCGTCGTCGGGACGCACGGCACTGGGCGAACGGCGGCCTGGACGTCGGATATCGGCCCGCACTGGCTCTCGCCTGCCTTCTGCGAATGGGAAGGCTACGGCCGGCTGTGGAAGAACATCCTCGGCTGGCTCACCGAGAACCGAGCGTAA
- a CDS encoding BtpA/SgcQ family protein, which yields MQEISDRSSNAVRDIFGRDKVLIGMIHCPAFPGAPRYRAAAMDAIYDACMRDAEACMEGGLHGLIIENHGDVPFSKPEDIGPETTGFMSVVTDRIARAAGIPLGVNVLANAPIPAFAIAMAGGAKFIRVNQWANAYVANEGFMEGRAAEAMRYRSLLRAEHIIVFADSHVKHGSHAIVADRSIQELTRDLAFFDADGVIATGQRTGNSATMEEIEEIGAATHLPLLVGSGVNKDNIVDILSRTNGVIVASSLKHGGVWWNPVDIERVRALRAAAEPGLEG from the coding sequence ATGCAGGAAATTTCGGACAGATCGTCCAACGCCGTCAGAGACATCTTCGGCAGGGACAAGGTTCTGATCGGCATGATCCACTGCCCAGCCTTCCCGGGCGCACCCCGCTACAGGGCTGCTGCGATGGACGCTATCTACGACGCGTGCATGCGCGACGCCGAAGCCTGCATGGAAGGCGGCCTGCATGGGCTGATCATCGAAAATCACGGCGACGTGCCATTCTCGAAGCCCGAGGATATCGGCCCCGAGACGACGGGTTTCATGTCCGTCGTCACCGACCGGATCGCCCGCGCGGCCGGCATTCCGCTCGGCGTCAACGTACTTGCCAATGCGCCGATCCCGGCCTTCGCCATCGCAATGGCCGGCGGCGCCAAATTCATCCGCGTCAATCAATGGGCCAATGCCTATGTTGCCAATGAAGGTTTCATGGAGGGCAGGGCGGCCGAAGCTATGCGCTACCGTTCGCTGCTCAGAGCCGAGCACATCATAGTTTTTGCCGACAGCCACGTCAAACACGGCAGCCACGCCATCGTCGCCGACCGTTCAATCCAGGAACTGACGCGCGACCTCGCCTTCTTCGATGCCGACGGCGTCATCGCCACCGGCCAGCGAACCGGCAATTCGGCGACGATGGAGGAAATCGAGGAGATCGGCGCGGCGACGCATCTGCCACTGCTCGTCGGCTCCGGCGTCAATAAGGACAATATCGTCGATATTCTGAGCCGTACCAACGGCGTCATCGTCGCCTCATCGCTGAAACATGGCGGCGTCTGGTGGAATCCTGTCGATATCGAGCGGGTGCGCGCCCTCCGGGCGGCCGCCGAACCGGGACTGGAGGGCTAA
- the msrA gene encoding peptide-methionine (S)-S-oxide reductase MsrA produces the protein MTEERAVLAGGCFWGMQDLIRRYKGVISTRVGYTGGDVPNATYRNHGNHAEGIEIIFDPARISYREILEFFFQIHDPSTRNRQGNDVGASYRSAIFYASPEQERVAKDTIADVDASGLWPGKVVTEVVPVSDFWEAEPEHQDYLERIPNGYTCHFVRPGWKLPVRQKIA, from the coding sequence ATGACCGAAGAACGTGCAGTGCTCGCCGGTGGCTGCTTCTGGGGGATGCAGGACCTCATCCGCCGGTACAAGGGCGTGATTTCGACCCGTGTCGGCTATACCGGCGGCGACGTGCCGAATGCGACCTATCGCAACCACGGAAACCACGCCGAGGGGATCGAGATCATCTTTGATCCCGCAAGGATCAGCTATCGCGAAATCCTCGAATTCTTCTTCCAGATCCACGACCCGAGCACACGCAACCGCCAGGGCAATGACGTCGGCGCGAGCTACCGCTCGGCGATCTTCTACGCCAGCCCCGAGCAGGAGCGTGTCGCCAAGGATACGATCGCCGATGTCGACGCATCGGGCCTGTGGCCCGGCAAGGTCGTCACCGAGGTCGTGCCGGTTAGCGATTTCTGGGAGGCCGAGCCCGAGCATCAGGATTATCTGGAGAGGATACCAAACGGCTACACCTGCCATTTCGTCCGGCCAGGTTGGAAGCTGCCGGTCCGCCAGAAGATCGCCTGA
- a CDS encoding ribonuclease activity regulator RraA yields the protein MALSTEAIATLKAVSTATLTTVLLKKGLRNVWIRAAAPLKPGQPRIVGPAFTLRFVPAREDLATPASWASPISTRAAIEAMPEGCVAVVDAMGVTDAGIFGDILCARMQKRGVAALVTDGVVRDLAGVLDTDLPVWCRGVAAPPSVAGLTFVAWQQPIGCGGVAIFPDDIIVVDQDGAVLIPADLLEAVLDEAPEQERMEAWIMTRIDEGVALPGLYPMNAETKALYEASKK from the coding sequence ATGGCCCTTAGTACTGAAGCGATAGCAACACTCAAAGCCGTCTCGACGGCGACACTGACGACCGTTCTTCTGAAGAAGGGCTTGCGCAATGTCTGGATCCGCGCCGCCGCTCCGCTGAAGCCCGGTCAGCCGCGCATCGTCGGCCCGGCCTTCACTCTCCGCTTCGTTCCGGCCCGCGAGGATCTGGCGACGCCAGCATCCTGGGCCTCGCCGATCTCGACGCGCGCCGCGATCGAGGCGATGCCGGAAGGTTGCGTCGCCGTCGTCGATGCGATGGGCGTGACCGATGCCGGCATCTTCGGCGACATCCTCTGCGCCCGCATGCAGAAGAGGGGTGTTGCCGCGCTCGTCACCGACGGCGTGGTGCGCGACCTTGCCGGCGTGCTCGACACCGACCTGCCGGTCTGGTGCCGCGGCGTCGCGGCTCCTCCCTCGGTCGCCGGTCTCACCTTCGTCGCCTGGCAGCAGCCGATCGGCTGCGGCGGCGTGGCGATCTTTCCCGATGACATCATCGTCGTCGACCAGGACGGCGCGGTGCTGATCCCGGCCGATCTGCTCGAGGCGGTGCTTGATGAAGCGCCGGAACAGGAGCGCATGGAAGCCTGGATCATGACCAGGATCGATGAAGGTGTGGCGCTGCCCGGCCTCTATCCGATGAACGCCGAA
- a CDS encoding ABC transporter permease, translated as MRTAKPGTGLRFDWIGTLFACLLTLFIALPLIVVGTWAFTEVWRYPSVIPQQFGLRFWGQTLARSDVWDALLLSLRLTATVTVLSAVICLPAAYAFARMRFPGRNILFLSFLASHAFPKFGLLVAIAGIFLRLGLISTFWGVVLIQLVGTLMLMIWIPVAAFQNVDRRMEEAARDAGATPLRVFWSITLPQAAPTITAALLLTFVGTFYETEGAWLIGAPGIRTMPVLMISFINNQIVVQYGAVLSVMLWVPSFIALMFARRVIGTGAFARGFGA; from the coding sequence ATGAGAACAGCCAAACCGGGCACCGGCCTTCGCTTCGACTGGATCGGCACGCTCTTCGCATGCCTGCTGACGCTGTTCATCGCGCTGCCGCTGATCGTCGTCGGCACATGGGCCTTCACCGAGGTCTGGCGTTACCCGTCGGTGATCCCGCAGCAATTCGGCCTGCGCTTCTGGGGCCAGACGCTGGCGCGCTCGGATGTCTGGGATGCTCTCTTGCTCAGTCTGCGGTTGACGGCGACGGTGACCGTTCTTTCCGCCGTCATCTGCCTTCCCGCTGCCTATGCTTTCGCGCGCATGCGCTTTCCGGGCAGAAATATCCTGTTCCTGTCGTTTCTCGCATCGCATGCCTTCCCGAAATTCGGCCTGCTCGTCGCCATTGCCGGCATCTTCCTGCGGCTTGGCCTGATCAGCACCTTCTGGGGCGTTGTGCTGATCCAGCTTGTCGGCACGCTCATGCTGATGATCTGGATTCCGGTCGCAGCCTTCCAGAATGTCGACCGGCGCATGGAAGAGGCAGCACGTGACGCCGGCGCCACGCCGCTACGCGTCTTCTGGTCGATCACGCTGCCGCAGGCCGCACCCACGATCACCGCCGCCCTGCTTCTGACCTTCGTCGGCACCTTTTACGAAACCGAAGGCGCCTGGCTGATTGGCGCGCCTGGGATCCGCACCATGCCGGTGCTGATGATCAGCTTCATCAACAATCAAATCGTCGTGCAATACGGCGCCGTGCTCTCCGTGATGCTGTGGGTACCGTCCTTCATCGCGCTGATGTTTGCGCGCCGCGTCATCGGCACCGGCGCGTTTGCGAGAGGTTTTGGCGCGTGA
- a CDS encoding ABC transporter ATP-binding protein — protein MAHLTIEGVSKLFGTTFAVRDFSLEVSDGELVCLLGPSGSGKSTLLRMIGGFERPSGGMICIDGRDVTSLPPERRPTGMVFQSHALWTHMDVFNNIAFGLKLRRLPKSEIRQRVEDALDLVGLGDYGRRMTTQLSGGQQQRVALARSLVLEPKILLLDEPFASLDQHLRERLREEVRDIQQRLGITTLFVTHGQDEALALADRIVVMRDGRTEQIAPPSTIYRQPQTAFVAGFIGSMNFVQSHTRNGACEHPLFPLAIPIEDGPVTLATRPEALTIRASDRPDAATVHRVVDFGTHKMVDVDLADGSRLKAMVAPDDRIRIGIKIEPSFTSFFVFRNNELIHQSMTAKDDAELGRLLPV, from the coding sequence ATGGCACATCTTACAATCGAGGGGGTTTCGAAGCTGTTCGGAACCACCTTTGCCGTTCGCGATTTTTCGCTCGAAGTGAGTGACGGCGAGCTCGTCTGCCTGCTCGGCCCTTCCGGTTCCGGCAAATCGACGCTCCTCAGAATGATTGGCGGCTTCGAGCGTCCGAGCGGCGGAATGATCTGCATCGACGGCAGGGATGTGACGAGCCTGCCGCCCGAGCGGCGCCCGACCGGCATGGTGTTCCAGAGCCACGCGCTCTGGACGCATATGGATGTCTTCAACAACATCGCCTTCGGTCTGAAGCTTCGCCGGCTGCCGAAATCCGAAATCCGGCAACGTGTCGAGGATGCGCTCGATCTGGTCGGCCTTGGTGATTACGGGCGGCGGATGACGACGCAACTGTCGGGCGGGCAGCAGCAGCGCGTCGCGCTTGCCCGCTCGCTGGTGCTCGAGCCGAAGATCCTGCTGCTCGACGAACCCTTCGCCAGCCTTGACCAGCACCTGCGCGAAAGGCTGCGGGAAGAAGTGCGCGATATCCAGCAGCGCCTCGGCATCACCACGCTCTTCGTCACCCACGGGCAGGACGAGGCCTTGGCGCTCGCCGACCGCATCGTCGTCATGCGCGACGGGCGCACCGAGCAGATCGCGCCGCCGAGCACCATCTACCGGCAGCCGCAGACGGCCTTCGTCGCCGGCTTCATCGGCTCGATGAATTTCGTCCAGAGCCATACCAGAAACGGCGCCTGCGAGCATCCGCTGTTCCCGCTTGCGATCCCTATCGAGGACGGACCCGTGACGCTGGCCACCCGCCCGGAAGCACTGACGATCCGGGCCTCGGACCGGCCGGATGCCGCGACAGTCCATCGCGTCGTCGATTTCGGCACCCATAAGATGGTCGATGTCGATCTTGCCGACGGCAGCCGGCTGAAGGCGATGGTGGCGCCGGACGATCGGATTCGGATCGGAATAAAGATCGAGCCCAGCTTCACCAGTTTTTTCGTCTTCCGCAACAATGAACTCATCCATCAGTCGATGACGGCAAAGGACGATGCGGAGCTTGGGCGGCTGTTGCCGGTCTAA
- a CDS encoding phosphotriesterase family protein, which produces MSEHTADSLSEAHVRSGKVMTVTGPVSADALGVTLMHEHILNDCRCWWHAPKTPERQYLAESFVCMEILGELRQDPFVNKHNITLDDEHLAVAELKDFAGAGGRTVVEPTCKGIGRDPLALQRISKASGLNIVMGAGYYLGSSHPEGVAAMSVEDIAREIVREAREGVDGTGVRIGLIGEIGVSSDFTSEEEKSLRGAAQAQVRTGLPLMVHLPGWFRLGHRVLDVVAEEGADLSHTVLCHMNPSHDDIAYQSELAERGAFIEYDMIGMDFFYADQQVQCPSDEEAARAIVRLVEAGYLDRILLSHDVFLKMMLTHYGGNGYAYILRHFLPRLQRHGLDGTVLNEMMRGNPRRVFHAGA; this is translated from the coding sequence ATGAGCGAGCACACAGCAGATAGTTTGTCCGAAGCGCATGTCCGATCCGGCAAGGTGATGACGGTCACCGGCCCCGTTTCGGCGGATGCGCTCGGCGTGACGCTGATGCACGAGCATATCCTCAACGATTGCCGCTGCTGGTGGCATGCGCCGAAGACGCCGGAGCGGCAATATCTGGCCGAAAGCTTCGTCTGCATGGAAATCCTCGGCGAACTCCGGCAGGATCCCTTCGTCAACAAACACAATATCACCCTCGACGACGAACATCTGGCGGTGGCCGAACTCAAGGATTTCGCCGGCGCCGGCGGACGCACCGTGGTGGAGCCGACCTGCAAGGGCATCGGCCGAGATCCGCTGGCGCTCCAGCGCATCTCGAAGGCTTCAGGCCTCAACATCGTGATGGGGGCGGGTTATTATCTCGGCTCCTCGCATCCGGAAGGCGTCGCGGCAATGAGCGTCGAGGATATAGCGCGGGAAATTGTCCGTGAGGCGAGGGAAGGCGTCGATGGCACCGGCGTCAGGATCGGCCTGATCGGCGAGATCGGCGTCTCCTCGGACTTCACCTCCGAGGAAGAGAAATCGCTGCGTGGTGCTGCCCAGGCGCAGGTGCGGACCGGACTTCCCCTGATGGTGCATCTGCCGGGCTGGTTCCGCCTCGGCCATCGCGTGCTCGACGTGGTGGCAGAAGAGGGTGCGGATCTCAGTCACACTGTCCTTTGCCACATGAACCCGTCGCATGACGACATTGCCTATCAGAGCGAGCTGGCGGAGCGCGGCGCCTTTATCGAATACGACATGATCGGCATGGATTTCTTCTATGCCGACCAGCAGGTGCAGTGCCCGAGCGACGAGGAGGCTGCGCGCGCGATCGTGCGTCTCGTCGAGGCCGGTTATCTCGATCGGATTCTTCTGTCGCATGACGTCTTTCTGAAGATGATGCTGACGCACTACGGCGGCAATGGCTACGCCTACATCCTTCGCCACTTCCTTCCCCGTCTTCAGCGGCACGGCCTCGACGGGACGGTCCTTAACGAGATGATGCGCGGCAATCCGCGCCGCGTCTTTCATGCCGGAGCCTAG
- a CDS encoding inositol monophosphatase family protein gives MASSPISARLSPTASSRLVVLAETAIKAGETARGSLRRRTSAEMLAKAPRDYQTEVDVAVEQIIVDEMTKAFPDYAIQGEEAVGNRTAGPETPIIYIDPIDGTTNYAWGLPHFGMTIAIAEGGRLVAGVVYDAMQDELFSAEVGGGAYLDGERIRCAEVGDIENVLVGAGLPIPGQVKAVAEEAYFDAIKRLMANTSGVRRLGSAALSIAYVACGRLDGFFEDGLSIHDFGASALMVEEAGGIVTRFSGADVDGPGDILAASKALYPWLKEGFATKA, from the coding sequence ATGGCATCCTCCCCGATATCCGCGCGTCTTTCCCCGACCGCATCGTCCCGCCTCGTCGTGCTTGCCGAAACGGCCATAAAGGCGGGCGAAACCGCCCGCGGCTCGCTGCGGCGACGGACATCGGCCGAAATGCTGGCCAAGGCGCCGCGCGACTATCAGACCGAGGTCGATGTCGCCGTCGAGCAGATCATCGTCGACGAGATGACGAAGGCTTTTCCAGATTATGCCATTCAGGGCGAGGAAGCCGTCGGCAACCGCACGGCCGGGCCGGAAACGCCGATCATCTATATCGATCCGATCGACGGCACCACCAATTATGCCTGGGGCCTCCCGCATTTCGGCATGACGATCGCAATCGCCGAAGGCGGCAGGCTCGTCGCCGGCGTCGTCTATGACGCGATGCAGGACGAACTGTTCAGCGCCGAGGTCGGCGGCGGCGCCTACCTCGACGGCGAGCGCATCCGCTGCGCCGAGGTCGGCGATATCGAGAACGTGCTTGTCGGCGCCGGCCTGCCGATCCCGGGCCAGGTCAAGGCGGTCGCCGAAGAGGCCTATTTCGACGCCATCAAACGGCTGATGGCCAACACATCAGGCGTGCGCCGCCTCGGCTCGGCGGCGCTGTCGATCGCTTATGTCGCCTGCGGCCGGCTGGACGGATTCTTCGAGGACGGGCTCTCGATCCATGATTTCGGCGCCTCGGCGCTGATGGTCGAGGAGGCAGGCGGCATCGTCACCCGTTTTTCCGGCGCCGACGTCGACGGGCCGGGCGATATCCTCGCCGCCAGCAAGGCATTGTATCCCTGGCTCAAGGAAGGCTTCGCGACGAAGGCGTAA
- a CDS encoding ribokinase: MRAYIVGNVAIDETIAVSELPVIGASILGTAGGSDLGGKGTNQAVVMARCGVPTTLVAPVGRDARAETIRHYLAEEPLQSELIEMEGTSSDVSIIFRLPGGENAIVTTTESSQSLSLSHVTRSLSTAGQGDLMMLQGNLSDQATRDILEQARAIGMVTAFNPSPVRSYFSDLWGLIDIAFLNKGEAQALTGTTGSDAAEYLLSRGLREIVLTLGSDGATLVNRHDSIEVPARACDVVDTTGAGDTFMAVALASCGLRGGRLDRQAIEHAAAAAAITVSRHGTRKAFPTVSELETILK, encoded by the coding sequence ATGCGCGCCTACATAGTCGGCAATGTCGCCATCGACGAAACCATCGCTGTTTCCGAACTGCCCGTCATTGGTGCCTCCATCCTCGGCACTGCCGGTGGCAGCGATCTCGGCGGCAAGGGCACGAACCAGGCGGTCGTCATGGCCCGCTGCGGCGTTCCGACAACGTTGGTGGCACCTGTCGGCAGGGATGCGAGGGCCGAGACGATCCGCCACTACCTCGCGGAGGAACCGCTTCAGAGCGAACTGATCGAAATGGAAGGTACATCGAGCGACGTCTCGATCATCTTCCGGCTCCCGGGCGGTGAAAATGCCATCGTCACGACGACGGAATCATCGCAGAGCCTGTCCCTGTCCCATGTCACACGAAGCCTATCGACGGCTGGTCAAGGCGATCTGATGATGCTGCAGGGCAATCTGTCCGATCAGGCGACCCGCGACATCCTGGAGCAGGCAAGAGCGATCGGCATGGTCACCGCCTTCAATCCCTCGCCGGTGCGTTCCTATTTCTCCGATCTTTGGGGGTTGATCGACATAGCATTCCTCAACAAGGGTGAGGCACAGGCCCTGACAGGAACGACGGGCAGCGATGCTGCCGAATATCTTCTGAGCCGGGGCCTGCGCGAAATCGTTCTGACCCTCGGCAGCGACGGCGCGACGCTTGTCAATCGGCACGATAGCATCGAAGTGCCCGCCCGAGCCTGCGATGTGGTCGATACGACGGGTGCGGGCGATACATTTATGGCCGTGGCGCTGGCATCCTGTGGGCTGCGAGGGGGACGGCTGGACAGGCAGGCCATCGAGCATGCCGCCGCCGCCGCCGCTATCACCGTCTCTCGGCACGGGACCAGAAAGGCGTTTCCTACGGTTTCCGAGCTTGAAACGATCTTGAAATAG